In Nostoc sp. CENA543, a single genomic region encodes these proteins:
- a CDS encoding GAF domain-containing protein: MAITYQKNHDHGNSISKVEAVEKVKEVDLIGDYNQETSEAIAQAFRDWRRQLQEIIVDMRQATDLDAVLRETVEKVREKLNCDRVFIYQFNSADSGTVLAESRTLGWTPTLGEILPGIMFGLHSNNEYVEPVTIDESSQVQLTHYQKQLLDKFQIQTSLSVPIIVEGKVWGILAVNSCTHARQWQEVEATLLFQVTTELTYRVQAFEIQKESQLQEHSRRSLSKVIDKILRLSDIDKISQIATLEVRQLLKCDRVSLYRFHPDWSGEYIAESVGNGWVKLVGPNIRTIWEDTYLQETQGGRYRHNENSVIHDVYQSTHSPCHLDVLEQFEIKAYVIVPVFTGEKLWGLLAAYQNTGSRNWQDWEVNFLSQIGVQLGVSIAYAEYLEQMQMQSEQLVQIAEKEKAFTKIVNRIRQAETEESIFRTTTQEVRQFLKCDRMGVYQFLPEVGGKFVAESVGKGWTAFIGTEISDTFLSDTESCDYFKGKNCVVNDVHKAGFNPCHLELLNALEAKAYIIVPIVFKEKLWGLLALYQNSKPREWQEWEVNFLNQIASQFSIAKAQLDYLEELRIKSQQLAQVADKEKSFTKIVNRIRQAQDVDNIFRTTTQEIRQFLKCDRAAVYQFDADWGGNFVAESVSQGWTKLVTSEVKTVLNDTFLQDQQGGKFIKGEHSIVNDIYKAGFKPCHIDILEAFDAKAYIIVPIFFSDQLWGLLAVYQNSGPREWHEWEASFLNQIASQFSLAKSQLDYLQEAQIKTEKLTQIAEQEKAFTKIVNRIRQALELEEIFKISTQDVRQLLKCDRVVVFRFNPDWSGLFVAESVGHNWVKLVGPDIKTVWEDTFLQETQGGRYVKGESFVVNDIYQTGHANCHLEILEQFEARAYVIVPIFFGEKLWGLFAAYQNSGTREWEESEVGLLARIGDQLGLALQQTEYLQKLQTQSAQLAEAAARDKAAKELLQQRSIQLLTAVRPALNGDLTVRAPITEDELGTIADAYNNTLQALRQIVLQVQTSAQKVAQTSSTSNASLAGLNHLAQQQSDEINLALSEIQQMLNATQAVVGSAELVQVAVTQANQTVEAGDAAMNQTVQAIQAIRETVAKTSKKIKRLGESSQKISKVVNLISNFATQTNVLALNAAIEATRAGEYGKGFAVVADEVRSLSRQSAAATIEIEKLVQEIQEETGEVAVAMETGIQQVVEGTNFVNETRQNLNAIVAATAEISQLINQITDATQKQMGQSVSVTNSMKDVAEIANQTFGESQEIAAVFQDLSNMAQDLLTTASKFKVS, from the coding sequence ATGGCAATTACATATCAAAAAAATCATGATCATGGCAATTCAATTTCTAAAGTAGAAGCAGTAGAAAAAGTTAAAGAAGTTGATTTAATTGGTGATTATAATCAAGAAACATCAGAAGCGATCGCACAAGCATTTAGAGACTGGCGACGGCAGTTACAAGAAATCATAGTTGATATGCGTCAAGCCACTGACTTAGATGCCGTCTTAAGGGAGACAGTGGAAAAAGTCAGAGAAAAACTGAATTGCGATCGCGTCTTTATTTATCAATTTAATTCTGCGGATTCTGGCACAGTTTTAGCAGAATCTAGAACTTTGGGCTGGACACCAACTTTAGGTGAAATTCTTCCAGGGATTATGTTTGGTTTGCATAGTAACAACGAATATGTAGAACCAGTAACAATTGATGAGAGTAGTCAAGTACAACTCACTCACTATCAAAAACAACTATTAGATAAATTTCAAATTCAAACTAGCTTAAGTGTACCCATAATTGTTGAAGGTAAGGTCTGGGGCATATTAGCTGTTAATAGTTGTACTCATGCTAGACAGTGGCAAGAAGTAGAAGCCACACTGTTATTTCAAGTTACCACAGAATTAACCTATAGAGTACAAGCATTTGAAATTCAGAAAGAATCCCAACTCCAGGAACATTCTAGAAGGTCATTAAGCAAAGTCATCGATAAAATTTTGCGGTTATCAGATATTGATAAAATTTCTCAAATTGCCACTCTGGAAGTCCGACAATTATTGAAATGTGATCGTGTCAGTCTCTATCGCTTCCATCCAGATTGGAGTGGAGAATATATAGCTGAATCGGTGGGTAATGGTTGGGTAAAACTAGTAGGGCCAAATATCAGAACTATTTGGGAAGATACTTATCTCCAAGAAACCCAAGGTGGACGTTATCGCCATAACGAAAACTCTGTCATTCACGATGTCTACCAATCAACTCATTCTCCCTGCCATTTAGATGTTCTAGAACAATTTGAAATCAAAGCCTATGTGATTGTTCCTGTATTTACAGGTGAAAAATTATGGGGTTTATTAGCAGCTTATCAAAATACAGGGTCGCGTAACTGGCAAGATTGGGAAGTTAACTTCTTGAGCCAAATTGGTGTGCAATTAGGTGTTTCTATTGCTTATGCAGAATACTTAGAACAAATGCAGATGCAATCTGAACAGCTAGTTCAAATTGCGGAAAAAGAAAAAGCTTTTACCAAGATAGTTAACCGCATTCGCCAAGCCGAAACTGAAGAAAGTATTTTTAGAACTACAACCCAAGAAGTTCGTCAATTTCTCAAATGCGATCGCATGGGTGTTTATCAGTTCCTCCCAGAAGTGGGTGGGAAATTTGTGGCTGAGTCAGTTGGTAAAGGTTGGACAGCATTTATTGGCACTGAGATCAGCGATACTTTTCTCTCAGATACCGAATCATGCGATTATTTTAAAGGCAAAAATTGTGTCGTGAATGATGTCCACAAGGCAGGCTTTAATCCTTGTCATCTAGAATTATTGAACGCCTTAGAAGCTAAAGCTTACATCATAGTTCCCATCGTATTTAAAGAAAAACTATGGGGTTTGCTAGCACTTTATCAAAACTCTAAACCTCGTGAATGGCAAGAGTGGGAAGTCAACTTTTTAAATCAAATTGCCTCGCAATTTAGTATAGCTAAAGCCCAGTTAGACTATTTAGAAGAATTACGCATTAAATCGCAACAACTGGCTCAAGTTGCTGACAAAGAAAAATCCTTCACTAAAATAGTGAACCGTATCCGCCAAGCCCAAGATGTAGACAATATTTTTAGAACTACGACTCAAGAAATCCGCCAATTTCTCAAGTGCGATCGCGCGGCTGTTTATCAGTTCGATGCCGATTGGGGTGGCAATTTTGTCGCTGAATCGGTTAGTCAAGGTTGGACAAAGTTAGTCACATCTGAGGTGAAAACTGTTCTTAACGATACTTTCCTCCAGGATCAACAGGGTGGGAAGTTTATCAAAGGTGAGCATTCCATCGTCAATGATATCTATAAAGCAGGTTTTAAGCCTTGTCATATAGATATATTAGAAGCTTTTGATGCCAAAGCTTACATCATAGTCCCCATTTTCTTCAGTGACCAATTATGGGGTTTACTGGCAGTTTATCAAAATTCCGGGCCTCGCGAATGGCATGAGTGGGAAGCTAGTTTCTTAAATCAAATTGCCTCACAATTTAGCCTGGCTAAATCGCAGTTAGATTATCTACAAGAAGCGCAAATTAAAACTGAGAAACTAACTCAGATAGCAGAACAGGAAAAAGCGTTTACTAAAATAGTCAACCGTATCCGGCAAGCTTTAGAGTTAGAAGAAATTTTCAAGATTAGTACCCAAGATGTACGACAACTATTGAAATGCGATCGCGTAGTTGTCTTTCGCTTTAATCCTGATTGGAGTGGGTTATTTGTGGCTGAGTCTGTTGGTCATAATTGGGTGAAATTAGTCGGCCCTGATATCAAAACCGTTTGGGAAGATACCTTCCTCCAAGAAACTCAAGGGGGTCGCTATGTCAAGGGTGAAAGCTTCGTGGTAAATGATATCTATCAAACAGGCCATGCTAACTGCCACCTAGAGATTTTAGAGCAGTTTGAAGCTAGAGCTTATGTGATAGTCCCAATTTTCTTTGGGGAAAAATTGTGGGGATTATTTGCCGCCTATCAAAATTCCGGTACCCGCGAATGGGAAGAATCGGAAGTGGGGTTGTTAGCGAGAATTGGCGACCAATTAGGATTGGCTTTACAACAAACCGAATATTTGCAAAAACTCCAGACTCAATCAGCTCAACTAGCAGAAGCCGCAGCACGAGATAAAGCGGCTAAAGAATTGCTGCAACAACGTTCCATTCAACTGCTAACGGCCGTTAGACCAGCCCTCAACGGCGATTTAACAGTACGTGCGCCAATTACAGAAGATGAATTGGGAACAATTGCTGATGCTTATAACAATACTCTGCAAGCACTACGACAAATCGTATTGCAAGTACAAACATCTGCCCAAAAAGTTGCCCAAACTTCTAGTACCAGTAATGCTTCTCTGGCAGGATTGAATCATTTAGCTCAACAACAGTCTGACGAAATCAATCTAGCGTTAAGTGAAATTCAACAGATGCTGAATGCTACCCAAGCTGTGGTGGGTAGTGCGGAATTGGTGCAAGTAGCAGTCACACAAGCCAACCAAACTGTTGAGGCTGGCGATGCGGCGATGAATCAGACTGTGCAAGCAATTCAAGCGATTCGTGAAACCGTAGCTAAAACTAGCAAAAAGATTAAACGTCTGGGTGAGTCTTCACAGAAAATTTCCAAGGTGGTGAATTTGATTAGTAACTTTGCTACTCAAACCAACGTACTAGCTTTGAACGCCGCCATTGAAGCTACACGCGCTGGAGAGTATGGTAAAGGCTTTGCAGTGGTGGCGGATGAAGTGCGTTCTTTATCTCGCCAATCTGCCGCCGCCACCATTGAAATTGAAAAGTTAGTTCAAGAGATTCAAGAGGAAACTGGAGAAGTTGCAGTAGCAATGGAAACTGGTATCCAGCAGGTAGTCGAAGGTACAAACTTCGTCAATGAAACTCGACAAAACTTAAATGCGATCGTGGCTGCCACTGCGGAAATTAGTCAACTCATTAACCAAATTACCGATGCGACTCAAAAGCAAATGGGGCAGTCAGTATCTGTAACTAATTCCATGAAAGATGTTGCAGAAATTGCTAATCAAACTTTTGGTGAATCCCAAGAAATAGCAGCTGTTTTCCAAGATTTATCTAACATGGCACAAGATTTATTAACAACTGCTAGTAAGTTCAAAGTTAGTTAA
- a CDS encoding response regulator transcription factor yields the protein MTTVLVIEDGLTDMEVLSRYLQQAGCSVISATSSEEAQSKIDSNKPDLIFLDVILPGKSGFEICRELKNNPDTSKIPVVFCSTKNSDVDRIWGNMLGAEAYLSKPINQEELVSTLKKLVK from the coding sequence ATGACTACTGTTTTAGTGATTGAAGATGGCTTAACTGATATGGAAGTTCTGAGTCGTTATTTACAACAGGCAGGTTGTTCTGTAATTAGTGCGACAAGCAGTGAAGAAGCTCAAAGCAAAATAGACAGTAATAAGCCAGATTTAATTTTTCTTGATGTGATTTTACCTGGTAAAAGTGGCTTTGAAATTTGCCGAGAATTAAAAAATAACCCAGATACTAGTAAGATACCAGTAGTTTTTTGCTCTACTAAAAATAGTGATGTAGATAGGATTTGGGGAAATATGCTAGGTGCAGAAGCTTATCTTTCTAAACCAATTAACCAAGAAGAGTTAGTATCAACATTGAAGAAACTCGTTAAATAG
- a CDS encoding chemotaxis protein CheW: protein MINLENQGKFLSFNLGIRDTAVISLDHITEVLQVSLSDICAVPQMPSYILGVYNWRDEMLWLVDLDEMLGYPPLLQTANVLLKMMVIVLEENGKYLGLLVRQLMDIESLNIHQMKESSAELFSPSIVPFLQGYFINDDEKMIFNLDAEAIIHSPVYAHHN from the coding sequence ATGATTAATTTGGAAAATCAGGGTAAATTTTTAAGTTTTAATTTAGGAATTCGAGATACAGCAGTCATTTCTTTAGATCATATTACAGAGGTTTTGCAAGTATCTTTAAGTGATATATGTGCTGTGCCTCAGATGCCTAGTTATATTTTGGGTGTTTATAACTGGCGCGATGAAATGCTGTGGTTAGTAGATTTAGATGAGATGCTTGGTTATCCACCATTGTTACAGACAGCAAATGTGCTGCTAAAAATGATGGTAATTGTATTGGAAGAGAATGGGAAATATTTAGGTTTATTAGTTAGGCAACTGATGGATATTGAGTCTTTAAATATTCATCAGATGAAGGAATCATCGGCAGAATTATTTTCTCCATCAATAGTCCCTTTTTTACAGGGGTACTTTATCAATGATGATGAAAAGATGATTTTTAACTTAGACGCTGAGGCTATTATTCATTCTCCAGTATATGCTCATCATAATTAA